One window of Bacillus sp. THAF10 genomic DNA carries:
- the tatC gene encoding twin-arginine translocase subunit TatC — MPDREMSVYDHIGELRKRIILVVSFFFVSAIGGFLLAEPIIVYLQNTNEAKELTMNAFRMTDPIKIFMQFAFIIAFIITFPVTLFQLWSFISPGLYEKERRVTLSYIPISIILFISGLAFSYFILFPFVVDFMGRLADRLDINQVIGINEYFQFLFQLTLPFGLLFQMPVIVMFLTRLGLITPDLLVRIRKFAYFALLVIGGLITPPELISHLMVTVPLFVLYEISIVISRTAYRKAKKAEALMEQELNQK, encoded by the coding sequence ATGCCAGATAGAGAAATGTCGGTTTATGACCATATAGGTGAGCTTCGAAAAAGAATCATCCTGGTGGTATCCTTCTTTTTCGTGTCGGCCATCGGTGGCTTCTTACTCGCCGAACCGATTATCGTATACTTACAAAACACCAACGAAGCGAAAGAGCTGACGATGAATGCCTTTCGCATGACAGATCCCATCAAAATCTTCATGCAATTTGCCTTTATCATCGCCTTTATCATCACGTTTCCGGTGACCCTTTTTCAGCTCTGGAGCTTCATCAGTCCAGGACTATACGAAAAAGAGCGCCGTGTAACCTTAAGTTATATCCCTATTTCCATCATCCTGTTTATAAGTGGACTAGCTTTTTCATACTTTATCCTCTTTCCATTTGTTGTCGACTTTATGGGAAGACTGGCAGACCGCTTAGACATTAATCAGGTTATTGGAATTAATGAATACTTTCAATTCTTGTTTCAGCTCACCCTTCCATTTGGGCTGCTGTTTCAAATGCCAGTCATTGTGATGTTCTTAACAAGACTTGGCCTGATCACACCTGACTTGCTCGTACGAATCCGTAAATTCGCTTATTTCGCTCTATTGGTCATTGGCGGACTGATTACACCACCAGAATTAATCTCTCATCTGATGGTCACAGTCCCGCTCTTTGTTCTATATGAAATAAGCATCGTCATCTCGCGTACGGCTTACCGAAAAGCAAAGAAAGCAGAAGCATTAATGGAACAGGAATTAAATCAAAAATAG
- a CDS encoding ABC-F family ATP-binding cassette domain-containing protein produces MIILQVNQLSKYFGADLILSNIKLEVQSKDRIALVGRNGAGKSTLLKIISNQLSFDSGELIKPKGVSIGYLAQDTGLQTERSIWDEMLTVFTELRELEGKMRELEANMGDPAYFDDQARYVRVLKEYDEVQESFKQRGGFQYEADIRSVLHGLRFSEFDYDTPIETLSGGQRTRLALAKLLLTKPDLLILDEPTNHLDIDTLSWLESYLQGYPGALLIVSHDRYFLDKVVTTVYEISRKKSTKFIGNYSKYLELKAEQYERDMKSFEKQQDEIAKLQDFVARNLARASTTKRAQSRRKQLEKMEVMERPKGDEKSASIMFDIDRQSGNDVLKIKDLAVSYDATPIFRHVAMSLSRGDSVALVGPNGIGKSTLLKTLVGKLKPLAGEYGFGANVSISYYDQQQADLTSNKTVLAELWDQYPNKVEKEIRTVLGNFLFSGDDVLKPVSTLSGGEKARLALSKLMMERSNVLILDEPTNHLDLDSKEILENALIDFPGTILFVSHDRYFINRLATKVYELSTDGANEYLGDYDYYVEKKEEAEELARLETEAASAKANPSKAVASSDTKEKLSYEQEKELKKQERQRQRRVEEIEKAMEELEKKMEYNESQLCLPEVYQDHEQVLALNTENEELQEKLLSFMEEWEALVSE; encoded by the coding sequence ATGATTATTTTACAAGTAAATCAGCTATCGAAATATTTCGGTGCTGACCTTATTTTATCGAATATAAAACTAGAAGTACAATCGAAAGATAGAATTGCCTTGGTTGGACGCAATGGGGCCGGTAAATCTACTCTACTTAAAATCATATCCAATCAGCTTTCCTTTGATTCAGGGGAGCTTATTAAACCAAAAGGAGTCTCCATTGGCTATTTAGCTCAGGATACGGGCTTGCAGACGGAGCGCTCGATTTGGGATGAAATGCTGACGGTGTTTACGGAGCTTCGTGAGCTTGAAGGCAAGATGCGCGAGCTTGAGGCAAATATGGGGGACCCTGCTTATTTTGATGATCAGGCCCGCTATGTACGTGTGCTGAAGGAGTATGACGAGGTGCAGGAGTCCTTTAAGCAGCGTGGGGGCTTTCAATATGAAGCAGACATCCGCTCTGTTTTGCATGGGTTACGTTTTTCAGAATTTGATTATGACACGCCGATTGAGACATTGAGTGGTGGGCAGCGCACTCGTCTTGCGCTTGCAAAGCTTCTATTAACAAAGCCAGATCTGTTGATTTTGGATGAGCCAACCAACCACCTTGACATCGACACGCTTTCTTGGCTCGAAAGCTACCTGCAGGGCTACCCAGGTGCGTTGCTGATTGTTTCGCATGATCGCTACTTCTTGGACAAAGTGGTGACAACCGTTTATGAGATTTCTAGAAAAAAATCAACGAAATTCATCGGAAACTATAGCAAGTATTTAGAGCTAAAAGCAGAGCAGTATGAACGGGATATGAAGTCCTTTGAAAAGCAGCAGGATGAGATTGCGAAGCTGCAGGATTTTGTGGCCCGTAATTTAGCGAGAGCTTCCACCACGAAAAGGGCCCAAAGCCGCCGAAAGCAGCTCGAAAAGATGGAAGTTATGGAGCGTCCAAAAGGAGACGAAAAATCCGCTTCGATTATGTTTGATATTGATAGACAAAGTGGAAATGATGTTTTAAAAATAAAAGATTTAGCTGTTTCTTATGATGCGACCCCTATTTTTCGACATGTGGCGATGAGCCTATCACGCGGGGATAGTGTCGCACTTGTTGGTCCGAACGGAATTGGAAAGTCGACCTTATTAAAAACACTTGTCGGGAAGTTAAAGCCACTTGCTGGCGAGTATGGTTTTGGTGCCAATGTGAGCATCAGTTATTATGACCAGCAGCAAGCAGACCTGACCTCCAATAAAACCGTGCTAGCAGAGCTTTGGGATCAATATCCAAACAAGGTGGAAAAAGAAATCCGTACCGTGCTCGGTAACTTTCTTTTTTCAGGAGATGATGTGTTAAAGCCAGTGTCCACTTTGAGCGGTGGGGAAAAGGCACGGCTTGCGCTGTCGAAATTGATGATGGAGCGCTCCAATGTGCTCATACTGGATGAGCCTACCAACCATTTGGATTTAGACAGCAAAGAAATTTTAGAAAACGCCTTAATTGATTTTCCTGGTACGATTCTATTTGTCTCGCATGATCGTTATTTTATTAACCGTCTTGCAACCAAGGTCTATGAATTAAGTACAGATGGAGCCAATGAATATTTAGGCGACTATGATTATTATGTCGAAAAGAAAGAAGAAGCCGAGGAGCTTGCGCGATTGGAGACAGAAGCCGCTAGCGCAAAGGCGAATCCTTCAAAGGCTGTTGCCTCTTCTGACACGAAGGAAAAGCTTAGCTATGAGCAGGAAAAAGAATTGAAGAAACAAGAACGCCAACGCCAGCGCCGAGTAGAAGAAATAGAAAAAGCGATGGAAGAGCTAGAAAAGAAGATGGAGTATAACGAAAGCCAGTTATGCTTACCCGAAGTGTATCAAGACCATGAACAGGTGCTAGCTTTAAATACCGAAAACGAAGAGCTTCAGGAAAAGCTTCTCTCCTTCATGGAGGAATGGGAAGCACTTGTTTCAGAATAG
- a CDS encoding YdiK family protein, which produces MKITPLRMVFFYSIMGSLFLYLAIASLGESIWEWHTILLMLIATFDFGVAIRSYLLHKKIKEIQRK; this is translated from the coding sequence ATGAAAATTACACCGTTACGCATGGTTTTCTTTTATTCGATCATGGGGTCCTTGTTTTTGTACCTCGCGATTGCCTCATTAGGGGAAAGCATTTGGGAGTGGCACACGATTTTGTTAATGCTGATTGCCACGTTTGATTTTGGAGTGGCGATCCGCTCATACTTGCTTCATAAAAAAATAAAAGAGATCCAAAGAAAATAG
- a CDS encoding GntR family transcriptional regulator — protein MDIDLKSDIPIFQQVAELIESGILEGSMLEGERVPSTNEFAKYYHINPATAAKGINQLVDQEILFKKRGVGMFVADGAKNIILAKRKNAFFTDFIIPLKKEAQKLGISEKELATLIHKGERE, from the coding sequence ATGGATATTGATTTAAAAAGTGATATACCCATTTTTCAGCAGGTAGCAGAGCTGATAGAAAGTGGAATCTTAGAAGGAAGCATGTTAGAAGGCGAGAGGGTCCCATCTACCAATGAATTTGCAAAATATTATCACATAAACCCGGCAACTGCAGCGAAGGGTATCAATCAACTCGTGGATCAAGAAATTTTATTTAAGAAAAGAGGGGTTGGCATGTTTGTTGCTGATGGAGCGAAAAATATTATCCTCGCTAAACGAAAAAACGCTTTTTTCACAGACTTTATAATTCCACTAAAAAAGGAAGCACAGAAACTTGGCATTAGCGAAAAAGAGTTAGCAACACTTATCCACAAGGGGGAAAGGGAATGA
- the groL gene encoding chaperonin GroEL (60 kDa chaperone family; promotes refolding of misfolded polypeptides especially under stressful conditions; forms two stacked rings of heptamers to form a barrel-shaped 14mer; ends can be capped by GroES; misfolded proteins enter the barrel where they are refolded when GroES binds), with protein MAKEIKFSEEARRSMLRGVDKLADAVKVTLGPKGRNVVLEKKFGSPLITNDGVTIAKEIELEDSFENMGAKLVAEVASKTNDVAGDGTTTATVLAQAMIREGLKNVTAGANPMGVRKGIEKAVAVAIEELKTISKPIEGKASIAQVASISAADEEVGQLIAEAMERVGNDGVITLEESKGFTTELEVVEGMQFDRGYASPYMVTDSDKMEAVLENPYVLITDKKITNIQEILPVLEQVVQQGKPLLLIAEDVEGEALATLVVNKLRGTFNAVAVKAPGFGDRRKAMLQDIAVLTGGEVITEELGLDLKSANISQLGRADKIVVTKENTTVVNGHGNTEEIQARVGQIRAQLEETTSEFDREKLQERLAKLAGGVAVIKVGAATETELKERKLRIEDALNSTRAAVEEGIVAGGGTAFVNIYNKVAEIQADGDEATGVNIVLRAMEEPVRQIAHNAGLEGSVIVDRLKKEKVGIGFNAATGEWVNMLDAGIVDPTKVSRSALQNAASVSAMFLTTEAVVADIPEENAGGGMPDMGGMGGMGGMM; from the coding sequence ATGGCAAAAGAGATTAAGTTCAGTGAAGAAGCTCGCCGCTCCATGTTACGCGGTGTAGACAAGTTAGCTGATGCAGTGAAAGTAACATTAGGACCAAAAGGACGCAACGTGGTTCTTGAGAAAAAATTCGGTTCTCCACTTATCACAAATGACGGTGTAACCATCGCAAAAGAAATCGAATTAGAAGATTCTTTTGAAAACATGGGTGCAAAGCTTGTAGCAGAAGTTGCTAGCAAAACAAACGATGTTGCTGGTGACGGTACAACAACTGCAACAGTTCTAGCGCAAGCGATGATCCGCGAAGGCTTAAAGAACGTAACAGCTGGTGCGAACCCAATGGGCGTTCGTAAGGGAATTGAAAAAGCGGTTGCGGTTGCAATTGAAGAATTAAAAACAATCTCTAAACCAATCGAAGGCAAAGCTTCCATCGCACAAGTTGCATCTATCTCTGCAGCGGACGAAGAGGTTGGCCAACTAATCGCAGAAGCAATGGAGCGCGTGGGTAACGACGGCGTTATCACTCTTGAAGAATCTAAAGGCTTCACAACAGAGCTTGAAGTAGTAGAAGGTATGCAATTCGACCGTGGATATGCATCTCCATACATGGTAACAGATTCTGACAAAATGGAAGCTGTTCTTGAAAACCCTTATGTGTTAATTACAGATAAGAAAATCACGAACATCCAAGAAATCCTTCCAGTTCTTGAGCAAGTAGTACAACAAGGCAAGCCATTGTTACTAATAGCTGAAGACGTAGAAGGCGAAGCACTAGCAACACTTGTTGTAAACAAACTACGCGGAACATTCAATGCAGTAGCTGTAAAAGCTCCTGGATTCGGTGACCGTCGTAAAGCTATGCTTCAAGACATCGCTGTCCTAACTGGCGGAGAAGTGATCACAGAAGAACTAGGCCTTGACCTTAAATCTGCGAACATCAGCCAATTAGGTCGTGCAGACAAAATCGTCGTAACAAAAGAAAACACAACTGTGGTAAACGGACACGGCAACACAGAAGAAATCCAAGCTCGTGTTGGCCAAATCCGTGCGCAATTAGAAGAAACAACTTCTGAATTCGACCGCGAAAAATTACAAGAGCGCCTAGCTAAACTTGCTGGCGGTGTAGCAGTAATCAAAGTTGGTGCAGCTACTGAAACAGAACTAAAAGAGCGCAAACTTCGCATTGAAGATGCTCTAAACTCCACACGTGCTGCTGTTGAAGAAGGTATCGTAGCCGGTGGTGGTACTGCATTCGTAAACATCTACAACAAAGTAGCAGAAATCCAAGCAGATGGCGACGAAGCTACTGGTGTGAACATCGTTCTTCGCGCAATGGAAGAGCCTGTACGCCAAATCGCGCACAACGCTGGCCTAGAAGGATCTGTTATCGTAGATCGTCTAAAGAAAGAAAAAGTAGGAATCGGCTTCAACGCAGCAACTGGCGAATGGGTAAACATGCTTGACGCTGGTATCGTTGACCCAACCAAAGTATCTCGTTCCGCACTACAAAACGCAGCTTCCGTATCTGCGATGTTCCTGACTACCGAAGCAGTAGTAGCCGACATCCCAGAAGAAAACGCTGGCGGCGGCATGCCTGACATGGGCGGCATGGGTGGAATGGGCGGCATGATGTAA
- a CDS encoding redox-sensing transcriptional repressor Rex: MNNEQWKIPQATAKRLPLYYRFIQNLHASGKQRVSSAELSEAVKVDSATIRRDFSYFGALGKKGYGYNVQYLLTFFRKTLDQDELTYVTLIGVGNLGTAFLHYNFMKNNNTKIVTAFDVDESKIGSEIGGVPVYHLDDMEVHLPDNVTVAILTVPAPVAQPIADRLVKKGVKGILNFTPARINVPENIRIHHIDLAVELQSLVYFLKHYPSE; encoded by the coding sequence ATGAATAACGAACAATGGAAAATACCACAGGCAACAGCAAAAAGACTGCCTCTTTATTACCGTTTTATTCAAAATTTGCATGCTTCAGGAAAACAACGAGTTTCCTCGGCAGAGCTTAGTGAAGCAGTAAAGGTCGATTCGGCAACCATCCGCAGAGACTTCAGTTATTTTGGCGCTCTTGGAAAAAAAGGCTATGGCTATAATGTTCAATATTTGTTAACTTTTTTCAGGAAAACGCTCGACCAAGACGAATTAACATATGTTACTCTAATAGGTGTAGGTAATTTAGGAACCGCCTTCCTACATTATAATTTTATGAAAAACAATAATACGAAAATAGTGACGGCCTTCGATGTGGACGAGTCCAAAATCGGCTCGGAGATCGGTGGGGTCCCTGTTTATCATTTAGACGATATGGAAGTACACTTGCCAGACAATGTGACGGTAGCCATCTTGACGGTTCCGGCTCCTGTTGCGCAGCCTATTGCGGATAGACTTGTAAAAAAGGGCGTAAAGGGCATACTGAACTTTACACCAGCACGTATCAATGTACCGGAAAACATTCGCATCCATCACATCGATTTAGCGGTGGAACTCCAATCATTGGTATATTTTCTCAAGCACTATCCAAGCGAGTAA
- a CDS encoding twin-arginine translocase TatA/TatE family subunit, giving the protein MGSLGMGSLLLIVFVALLIFGPSKLPQLGKAAGNTLREFKNATKGLADDDDKEKKEETK; this is encoded by the coding sequence ATGGGTTCATTAGGAATGGGAAGCCTCTTACTTATTGTATTTGTAGCACTATTAATCTTCGGACCAAGCAAGTTACCACAGCTAGGGAAAGCTGCCGGGAATACGTTGCGTGAATTCAAGAACGCGACAAAAGGATTGGCCGATGACGACGATAAAGAGAAAAAAGAAGAAACGAAGTAA
- the groES gene encoding co-chaperone GroES: MLKPLGDRIVIELVQSEEKTASGIVLPDSAKEKPQEGKVVAVGSGRVLESGERVALEVAAGDSVIFSKYAGTEVKFEGKELLILKEADVLAVVGK, from the coding sequence ATGTTAAAGCCATTAGGTGATCGCATTGTAATTGAGCTTGTTCAATCAGAAGAAAAAACGGCAAGTGGTATCGTATTACCAGACTCTGCGAAAGAAAAACCTCAAGAAGGTAAGGTAGTAGCAGTAGGTTCAGGTCGCGTACTAGAAAGCGGAGAGCGCGTAGCACTTGAAGTTGCAGCTGGCGACAGCGTAATCTTCTCTAAATACGCTGGTACAGAAGTGAAATTCGAAGGCAAAGAACTTCTTATCCTTAAAGAAGCAGACGTACTTGCAGTAGTAGGCAAATAA
- a CDS encoding ABC transporter ATP-binding protein, whose protein sequence is MRVEIKNVTKSYGSKVAINSLTTTLEENKIYGLLGRNGAGKTTLMQLLAGHTLPTKGDILINGQNPFNNRNLTKEICLVNESNNFIKRLRVKDILKVASLFYPNWSWELAEELLHTFNLDPKLKTKGLSKGMESSLGIIIGLASRAKITIFDEPYIGLDAAARYKFYEILLEQYQEYPRTFILSTHLIDEVSNLFEEVILLNNGEVLFHESAEKLVSSSLTVSGKRDIVDEFIKGKRVLHESVLAGRKTATVFGEGVTREQAENLHLDADRSSIQQLMVYMTEEENIGGKKYA, encoded by the coding sequence ATGAGAGTAGAAATAAAAAATGTCACTAAAAGCTATGGAAGCAAAGTGGCGATTAATAGTCTAACAACTACACTAGAGGAGAATAAAATCTATGGATTGCTTGGAAGAAACGGGGCGGGAAAGACAACCCTAATGCAGCTTTTGGCTGGGCACACGCTGCCAACAAAAGGAGACATACTAATAAACGGACAAAATCCCTTCAACAATAGAAACCTCACCAAAGAAATTTGCCTCGTTAATGAATCCAATAACTTTATCAAACGCTTACGTGTGAAAGACATCCTAAAAGTCGCTTCATTATTTTATCCTAATTGGTCGTGGGAGCTAGCGGAGGAGCTACTTCACACCTTCAACTTAGACCCAAAGCTAAAAACAAAAGGACTATCTAAAGGAATGGAATCCTCGCTTGGCATTATTATTGGCCTTGCTAGCAGAGCAAAGATTACTATTTTTGATGAACCATACATTGGCTTAGATGCTGCAGCACGCTACAAATTTTATGAAATACTTTTAGAGCAGTACCAAGAATATCCACGGACTTTTATCTTATCCACCCACTTAATAGATGAGGTAAGCAATCTATTTGAAGAAGTTATTCTATTGAATAATGGAGAGGTTCTATTTCATGAATCTGCAGAAAAATTAGTGAGTTCAAGCCTAACTGTCTCAGGAAAACGAGACATAGTGGATGAGTTTATAAAAGGAAAGCGTGTGCTACATGAGTCTGTTCTTGCAGGAAGGAAAACGGCCACGGTTTTTGGAGAAGGAGTTACAAGGGAGCAAGCGGAAAACCTACACCTTGATGCAGATCGAAGCTCCATTCAGCAGCTGATGGTATACATGACAGAGGAAGAGAATATTGGAGGGAAGAAATATGCTTAA
- a CDS encoding CPBP family intramembrane glutamic endopeptidase: protein MTKKYWYVIIVYVVMQLSIAGGVPLLLWLGIGEGMENRIPYLIGLWAFISFTLAAIIICWMLRKEWKQEDFRGEPVSLSITVLWSMLGFPIALIGQAVAAMVQQQLFGIEPGSQNTQQIMGFVSAFPLMIFAVAVAGPIMEEIIFRKIIFGAIYKRFNFAAGLVVSSLLFALVHQDFKHLLIYFVMGGIFAFLYVKTKRIIVPIIAHVGMNSFVVIVQFVFREDIERYMQRMEEMQNNLPQFISFFF from the coding sequence ATGACGAAAAAGTATTGGTATGTCATTATCGTATATGTAGTTATGCAGCTGTCCATAGCTGGGGGAGTTCCGCTGCTTCTGTGGCTTGGTATTGGTGAAGGGATGGAAAACAGAATTCCATATTTGATAGGACTCTGGGCCTTTATCAGTTTTACCTTAGCTGCTATTATTATTTGCTGGATGCTGCGGAAAGAATGGAAACAAGAGGATTTTCGCGGCGAACCGGTTTCGTTGTCGATTACGGTTCTTTGGTCCATGCTTGGTTTTCCAATCGCGCTGATTGGTCAAGCGGTTGCGGCGATGGTTCAGCAGCAGCTGTTTGGGATTGAGCCAGGCTCACAAAATACACAACAAATCATGGGGTTTGTGTCAGCGTTCCCGTTAATGATTTTTGCAGTAGCCGTGGCTGGGCCAATTATGGAGGAGATCATCTTTCGGAAGATCATTTTCGGCGCCATCTATAAGCGCTTCAATTTTGCTGCAGGGTTGGTTGTCAGCTCCCTCCTATTTGCCCTTGTCCATCAAGACTTTAAGCATTTACTTATCTATTTTGTGATGGGCGGGATTTTTGCATTTTTATATGTAAAAACAAAACGGATTATTGTGCCGATTATTGCCCATGTGGGAATGAACTCGTTTGTAGTAATCGTACAATTTGTGTTCCGGGAGGACATTGAACGGTACATGCAGCGGATGGAAGAGATGCAAAACAATCTTCCGCAGTTTATTTCGTTCTTTTTTTAG